From the genome of Capsicum annuum cultivar UCD-10X-F1 chromosome 4, UCD10Xv1.1, whole genome shotgun sequence:
aCCTAAGGAAGCAAAAGATAATCGatgcaagaaagtaaagataggtaaATTGACAAAAGAAAATGGGTGTATCAAATCCGAAGGCCCCGAGCTTCAATAGATTCAAACACCAATTTCTTATGTGAACCTCAAGGGAATCGGATTCCTGAGCAACCACGTCTCTAAGCAAGAAGCTAATCCAAGCTTGCAATTCACTCATAAGAGCATTcatacaaatatcatcaaaaattatAAATGAAATGACTAAGACATCTATTTATAGTGTTTGCTTTTGCATAaaatagcctattacaaaaatatcccCAAAATGGCTATTTTGGAGTATGGACTCCTCAAAGCATACTTCAAGCTCCAAGCAATTAGCCAAACATAGAATTGTGGGCTTAGGAGCTCTCTTTGCTTGACCATGGCTTGAACCTCTTTGTATTGACCTTCGAGATGTAATCAAAAGCTTTAAGGCCCCTTTGCCTTGTATCACTTCATTGTTATATAAAGTAGGTAATATTCTGCGACTTTACTATTAGTGAGTAAATTTTTGTAACTTTACAATTAGACCAAAACAAATATAGATTTATGACTTCACTATAAAGTTCAGTTACAAAAATGTGACAAACATATTAATGAATTTACTAGTAAAGTTCCTTGAGTGAGGTCCATCCGAAACAGCCTCTCCACCTCCCAGGatggggtaaggtctgcgtatagACTACTCTTCCCAGGCCTCACTTGTGGGATCACACTGAGCATATTTTGTCGTTGTTACTGCAAGTAAAGTTGAGTGATCATGCTTGAAATTAACTGGTATTTCTCCTTTGTTGCAGATACCTAATTGTGTTGCTCACCTGTCAACATTCATTTTTGGCCTAATACTTGCTTTCTATCTCTCATGGAGACTAGCATTAGCTTCAGTTCcattttcacttggttttgttATACCTGGTGTAGCATTTGGGAAGCTACTTATGATGCAGGGAATGAAGATGAAAGGTGCCTATGGAGTTGCAGGGAGTATAGCAGAACAAGCAATTTCATCGATTCGTACAGTTTATTCTTACGTTGGAGAAAATGAAATGGTAAAAATATTCAGCAATGCTCTTGATGAAAGTTTGAATCTTGGTGTGAAGCAAGGACTTACTAAGGGATTGTTGTTAGGAAGTATGGGAATGATTTATGTGTCATGGGCATTTCAATCATGGGCAGGGAGTGTCCTTGTTGCTAATAGAGGAGAAAGTGGTGGTCGTGTTTTCATATCAGCTCTTTGTGTTGTTCTTGGAGGATTGTAAGTATCATTTTATTCACCCCTCATACTACTTGAGACTTAATTTTAATAGCAGAACTATAAAATCACTTCTTATCACATTAAAATCACTGTACTTTGTAACCGTAAAGTCACTAATTTACTTGCTCTAGCAGGTTAGTCACCTTGATCGATAGGTTTTGTCCTCAAAGTGAAAAAAGTAGGGTGCCTCTAGTAGATAAAGTTCAGTTACTTTAATATGACAGGAAGTAATTTCTGACTTGAGTAATTTTACTGTTCTGTCGGACAAAGTTTATTTTGCTGTAATGTGACAAAAGAAGGTCAGTAGATTGATAAAGTTCATGTGAAAATTACATTCACTCCTTTAGCCGGAACATGAGCAGAGAGCTTCAATGCACTGGGCAGCCtcacttttttaaaaagaaagaacatAAATCTTTATTTAGTTTGTTTGTATTTAATTGAAAACGAGATAAGTAGAAACAAGATATGATAGTGATTGCAGCAAATTTTGATATTGCCAAGGCTTTGTTTTTGGTGATTATAGGTCATGTATGAGTGCACTTCCTAATGTCTCATTCATCACAGAGGCAACAATTGCTGCTGCAAGAATTTTCGAACTAATCGATCGTGTTCCTCAAATAGATTCTGAAGATGGTAAAGGGAAAATTCTAGCATATGTAAGAGGAGATATCGAGTTTAAGGAGGTAACTTTCAGCTATCCGTCAAGACCAGATATCCTGGTCCTCCGTGATTTTAGTGTTAAAGTGAAAGCTGGAAGGACAGTAGCAATTGTGGGAGGCAGTGGTTCCGGAAAGTCCACTGTCATTTCTTTGCTAGAAAGGTTTTATGATCCAATCAAAGGAGATATCTTATTTGATGGACATAAAATAAAGAAACTGCAGCTTAAATGGTTGAGATCTCAGATGGGGCTTGTAAATCAGGAGCCTGTTCTATTTGCTACATCCATCAAGGGAAATATACTCTTCGGGAAAGAAGGAGCATCAATGAAAATGGTTGTTCAAGCTGCTAAGGCTGCAAATGCACATGAATTTATAGCCTCATTACCTGATGGATATGATACTCATGTAAGTcctctttttcttgttcttttggAAACATATGTTGCTATCTGTTGTTTTATTGCTGCTTGGTTTAATTTGACAAAGTTCCAAATGGATTTTAGGTGGGCCAATTTGGTTTTCAGTTATCGGGAGGACAGAAACAAAGGATTGCTATAGCAAGGGCATTGATTAAGGACCCGAAAATTCTCTTACTTGATGAAGCTACAAGCGCTCTGGATGCACAATCCGAAAGAATTGTTCAAGAGGCCCTAGACCAGGCTTCACAAGGAAGGACAACAATCATCATTGCCCATCGCCTCATTACAATACGCAGGGCTGACAAAATTGCAGTCCTTCAGTCAGGGAGAATAGTTGAATCTGGTTCGCATGATGATCTAATGAGTAAGACTGATGAAGAAAGTGGGGTTTACcttaaaatggtcaaattacaGCAATCAACAACAAACTGTGAAGGGCTATCTAGTCTGTGCCTTCCAAAAGTGGCCAAAAGTTACACAAGGAGGAGTTATAATATGCTTATGTCCCCTCATGTTTCTATGTCAAGTTGGCAAAATAGTCCTGCCTCACCTTTTACACCAACAATAAGTGTTAGTTATGCTCCCTCCATTCATACATGCTCTTATTATTATAGTGACGGTGAATATTTACAGAATTTCTCTCATCCAAGTCCCTCAATATGGCGTTTGCTCCAGATGAATGCACCTGAGTGGAAGATAGCATTATTAGGATGTTTAGGAGCTATTACATTTGGTGTACTTCAACCACTTTATGCATTTTGCTTGGGATCAGTTGTATCAGAGTATACATCAAATGACAGTTCAAAGATAAAGTCAGAGATCAAAATTTACAGCATAGTCTTTTTGAGCATAGGTTTGACCAGTTTCATTGCCAATCTACTCCAACACTACAATTTTGCTAAAATGGGAGAGAAACTGACCAAAAGAGTCAGAGAAAAGGTGCTTTCGAACTTGCTCACATTTGAGGTGGGCTGGTTTGATCAAGACCAGAACACGAGTGCAGCAGTTTGTGCAAGGCTCTCCACCGAAGCTCGTATGGTTCGATCCCTTGTTAGTGACCGTATATCATTGCTATTACAGGTTTCTGTCAGTGCTTCGACTGCTTTTGTGCTTGCATTGATTGTCGCATGGAGAGTTGCCATTGTACTGATATCTATACAACCTTTACTCATATCAAGCTTCTACTCGCGAAGTGTTCTGATGAGAACAATATCGGAAAGATCCCAAAAGGCACAGAGTGAAGGAAGCCAGTTAGCAAGTGAAGCAGTGATCAATCATAGGACTATCACAGCCTTCTCTTCTCAAGATAGAATGTTGGACCTATTTGCTGAAACTCAGAAAGGCCCCCGAATAGAAAATATTAGACATTCATTGCTTTCTGGTGCTGGCTTGTTTTGCTCTCAGTTTCTAACTACAGCTGCCATTGCCTTAACATATTGGTATGGAGGAAGACTAATGAACAGAAACTTACTCACCTCAAAGAACCTATTTCAAGTTTTCTTCCTTCTGATGAGTACTGGGAAAAATATCGCAGATACTGGAAGTATGACTTCTGATTTGGCAAGAGGTAGCAGTGCAGTTGCATCTGTATTTGCTACCTTAGATCGGAAGACTGAGATTGAACCCGAGAGTCCTGAAGGGCTTAAAGTCACAAAGGTATTAAAAGGAAAGATAGAGCTGAAGAGTGTCTTCTTTTATTATCCGTCTAGGCCTGATCAAGTAATCTTCCAAGGAATGAATCTGAAAATTGAATCTGGAAAAACAGTAGCACTTGTCGGGCAAAGTGGTTCAGGAAAATCCACCATCATTGGCTTGATAGAAAGATTTTATGATCCAATAAAGGGACAAGTTCTGatcgatgatagagacatcaaaagcTACAACTTGAAGAGCTTACGGTCACAGATTGCTCTAGTGAGTCAAGAACCTACCCTTTTTGCAGGATCCATACGCGAAAATATCATTTATGGGAAAGAAGAAGCCACCGAGTCCGAAATCAAGAAAGCTGCAATTTGTGCCAATGCCCATGAATTTATAAGGTATGATCATATATAACTGCTGTATAAATCTCACCATTCCTCTGCTAATGCCTTTCAGTTTCATTTTGAAACAAATGCTTCAAAAATTGCAATCTTGTAACTCAGTGCTATGGAGGATGGCTATGAAACTTATTGTGGTGAAAGAGGAGTCCAGCTCTCAGGAGGCCAAAGGCAGAGAATAGCACTTGCACGAGCGATACTAAAGAATCCAACTATACTTCTCCTAGACGAGGCAACTAGCGCGCTTGACAGTGTATCTGAGAACTTGGTACAAGAAGCACTGGAGAAAATGATGATCAGTAGAACAAGTGTAGTTGTTGCTCACCGTTTATCAACGATACAGAAGGCAGACACCATAGCTGTAATTAAAAATGGAAAGGTTGTGGAACAAGGATCACATTCTCAGCTGCTTGCCCTTGGAAAGAATGGCTCCTACTGTGGACTGATGAAGTTGCAATCTGGCCATTCTCCTTAGAGGtgaaatattttgatgtttccattgtttccctatatatatatattaaagaatatgATTAATTCTCCTTAAGATTTAGGATCCATCAAGTAACCACCTTTATTTTGAGCAATTTTGAAATATATGCCAGCTACCCAATGGCtccatgtatttattttttcgaCCTTATTGGCACTTACATTCAAATTTTTTGATTTGAGTACACAGGTATTTTGTACATCAAAGTTACTGCGCACACCCTATGCGTTTTAGGATAAAGGCGGGATATCAAAAAAGGAAGAATTAACACTCAAATAATGATGTTCAAGTCCTTAGAATGGTACCATAGACTTGCGCTTTGTGTACATCGCCACTAATGTAAACATACTTGGCCCAAAATCATTTAGGATTTGCGTGTGGGAATGTAGTGTAGGCTTTTGGTTGAAGGTAGGATTGCAATGTAAATAATGTCTTCTCTGAGATCATAACATCAAAACTGAAATCATAATCATGTTGTAATAATCGGTAATCTGAACTAATTCGCTTGAACTTCTTTTAAACTGGGCACAACAATTTTCACACTTCATACCATTTTCCTTTTCAAACTTCCACCTTTTTCTCCTTATCACCCCTTTATTCTATTCACTCAATTTCATTTCTTCAGCTTCacttttctcttcatcttttttttttcattgaactTTATTGATTCACACTTCTTGTCACTGTCTATTCTCCCTCTTTTTATTAACTTCATTCACCTTACACAATATATTATTCTCATGTCCTCCCAAATTTAGGCTTTTAGCCTAAGTTGTAACTTCAAATGATCAACAAGGTCAGGGTATCTTTAATCACAAAAGGGAAAAGACTTATAATGTGGTTGTCAAATAAAAAGGCTCAAAGGCATTAAATAACTAGGGTAATTATGCAAATAAGGTACGCACAGTAAAAGCTCAACTATTCCAGGAAAAGTCTATAATCATGTTTCAAATCAAGTACAACCCATGATTTTTCCTTGAACAACACTTGGGACAAGTTTTAGAACATAAGAACCTTACCACATATGCCAGATGCAAAACTAAAACCGAATATATATAGAAAACTCAATCGAAGCACATGAACCCAAAAAGTTCCATCAGCCTAGAATACTATGCCATAATATTTTTGACATATAAGGCCACACTAAATTTGGACAACACTTATAAAGTGTTGCCTAAAATAGTTTTGGGCACACTTTTAATATGTAGGCTTAAGTTTTAGCTTTAAGACACGATAATTTTGATAACGCTTGTAAAACATGCTCTTTAATGCTATAGGCTACACTTTATAAGTTTTgccatattattatataattgacAACGCCTTTTACAAATATGATCACACTTTTAGAATGtggctatttttattattttaaaacaacAATTTATAAGTGTAATCTTATAACTTTTATAAAACTAATCAAATACACGTGCTTTGCATGTGTGTCTCgtgttgataaataaaattattaaaaaatagcaattgagttgaaataaatattgtatctATTTAAAAGGAGAAAATGATCAATTAACCtcccaacctttagtcgaaatcccAACCACACACTCAATCTTCATGGAAATCCCATTATCTCCCTAAacatttttttattgtattttataccCCTCCAATTGCTGACCTGTCAATATAAACCAAACAATTAGACATGCGTGTCTACACGCACCAGACCCACTCTTACTTTTTCAATTCCTCCTAAAACGTCATGGATTCAGTTCCTCCTACAACGCCATTTTCATGGATGACACTCAAATCTCTCAGCTCTCTATACACACACACCATCTCTCAGCTCTcttctcaatttcaacaattactaAAGTTTTCTTTCACTCAATCTGCACTATTTTCATTTCCTTGTTTGTTCTTTATAGATGATTTGATGATTCACTTACCTTTTTTCTAATATAACATAATCATCAATGGCGGTTTGTTCTCCTATTAACAAATCTCCTTCTCCACTCTCCACAAGATCCTTTCCATTCCATCTAAGAACCTCTAAAAACATCATTTCTACACCCAGAAGAAGCTTCAACTGCAACCCTTTTTCGCGGTGGATTTCGACGGAACTGATGGATTTATGGTGAGATGGGTTTGTTTCAGACGTTTTCGTCGCTATTTTGGTGTTTTCGATTGTTTTCTGGTGTGATTTATTTGGAAAAAGATGGGAAAAAGAAGCTGGTGGTGATTTGAATTTAAAAGGATGTTTCGCTGGAGTTATTCCGGCGCAATTTCACCGGAGTTATTAAACGGATTTAAAAGTATTCTGTATTTTATTAATCGGAGGAAGACCATCAACAAGAACAATGTCCTTAGTCTCCATAACATTATCAGAATTTTGATTATGTTCTTCAGAATTTGCAGAAAATAAGGTAGCTTTACCGTCGGATAAAGTGATTGAAGTCCTTACAGGATCATTTCTTTCtagtaatattttctttttcggGGATTGAGCAATCTTGGAAGAAGCTGAAATCGTTGGAGACATGAAATTCTTGGACCCCTTTGCCGGTGATTTCACTTTCGCATCGCCGCTTTGGATTCATTCTCCTTCTCATCAAAACCCCTTGATAAAGAAGAAGAACCCAACTCTCCTTTCCCTGAATTAGAGACCCTTCTTGCCGGATctgcaaaaaataagaaaacaagaaaacaatAAAGTAAATCAAGCAATCTTGCAACAAATTTTGacatttcaaatcaagaaaattgagtaaaataagagaaaaatagaaattacTAGCAGAGCTATTAGCAAGAGTAACAGGGTTGAATCCTCTGTGGGTTACAAGAACCGCTGATATTGCTGCTAATTTTATGGCAGTCTGGTTAGGAAATGGCGTTTGGAGATGAaggatgaagaaaaaattaattatacacatgtatttttaattaataattaaaaataatgatgtgtATTATACACATGacacttaaaataataattttaaagggtTAATAGCGCAACTCACGCGCCTAATGGGGGTGTTCTCACCTTCCATGACAGGTCAGCAATTGGAGGGGTATAAAATACAGTAAAAAAATGTTTAGGGGGGTAATGGGACTCCCATAAAGGTTGAGcgtgtagttgagatttcgactAAAGATTGGGGGATTAATTGACCATTTTctcatttaaaagatataatttgacACTATAAGTATTTTCatcttaatcaataaaactatatataaaatgaaaaatttaatgaattaaaaaatttgtgcatcaaagaaaaagatgtagagaaAAATTAAGCTACGAAGAAGCATTACCAAAATTCACTAAAATACtacaaaataaatgaaacaacaatcgaaaacaaaaaaaataacaaaatagaaaaataaagagacaaAAATTCATACAATTACTTTAATGCTAACATtaaaaaaagagagtttaattaatttattttctattttaagtgAAATTCTTGCCAAAATAACCTacctatttttgttaaattattattaaaaagagACTCACAAATTTGATCAACAAATAACtattaaagtagtattttattagtattaaaGTACATATTTGGTtaatataattaagtaaaaagACAAACGTAAAAGATTAATTTATTAGTTCCCCAAATATGActtaataattgaaaaataatagtatttttaattatgtttaaataagaaaagattaataACCAAATTTTAATAGGACacctaaaatattacaaaataattaaataataatttagtaaaacgataaatgacagttttgtctattgtggagttttttaatgaagggcaaaaagttcaaatcacttttctaagcgTCTTCACCCTTTTAATATATAACTTTTATaaaatttacaccaaaatatgatatcccctctaatcttttaaatattaaaatattatattccCTCCAATTTCTAAAtactcaaaaagaaaaatcataaaacataataatattcaactGATGAAATATTGCACAACTAGGATTTATTCTCAATTACACCATCCTAACATTTTCAAGAGAAATAACCCATCAATCTGTTTAGTAGCCGTAGTCACACAATTTACCCTCAGTTCACTCTTTTGCTTATCTTGTGCACATAAGTGAGTGTGATTTTAAACCTCTCAGCCGACATTAAACACCAGTTTTTCGGTTTAGCTAAAGACTTAAATGTTTTGGTATTTAAGTTGTTGAGTTCGAACACAGGTTTTTAAGAAGTTACTACTGCTGTTTCGAGCAGCCATCAGTTCTACTTTGTACAACTTATTCACTTGAAGGTTAGCAATTTGTGTTTAACTTAAACTCAGgcataattgttgaattttgttgTGAATTAAACTTGTAAAATCAATGGTATTGGTTGTAATTCTTTAAAACTAAACATATCTTGGGTGTTGATTATTTATTGAAACCTCAAATTCCCATTATATATTGTCATTGATGTTAAAATTAAGTGGAAATTAGAATTTAGGATTTGATTGATTTGGGGTTTTGAGTGATGTGGGTTTTCATataatttgttttcaaaattgGGGAAGTCTGATTGTAAATAACGCATCAATGTCACATTTTTCTGCTTAT
Proteins encoded in this window:
- the LOC107867594 gene encoding ABC transporter B family member 15, with the translated sequence MGKDGGLFRYADCVDKLLIFLGTLGCIGDGLMTPLNMFILSSLIDDYGGAAAADASFTNTTVDKYSLRLLCVAIGVGISACIGGICWTRSAERQTCRIRMEYLKSVLRQEVGFFDKQDASSCSFQVVSTISADADSIQDAIAEKIPNCVAHLSTFIFGLILAFYLSWRLALASVPFSLGFVIPGVAFGKLLMMQGMKMKGAYGVAGSIAEQAISSIRTVYSYVGENEMVKIFSNALDESLNLGVKQGLTKGLLLGSMGMIYVSWAFQSWAGSVLVANRGESGGRVFISALCVVLGGLSCMSALPNVSFITEATIAAARIFELIDRVPQIDSEDGKGKILAYVRGDIEFKEVTFSYPSRPDILVLRDFSVKVKAGRTVAIVGGSGSGKSTVISLLERFYDPIKGDILFDGHKIKKLQLKWLRSQMGLVNQEPVLFATSIKGNILFGKEGASMKMVVQAAKAANAHEFIASLPDGYDTHVGQFGFQLSGGQKQRIAIARALIKDPKILLLDEATSALDAQSERIVQEALDQASQGRTTIIIAHRLITIRRADKIAVLQSGRIVESGSHDDLMSKTDEESGVYLKMVKLQQSTTNCEGLSSLCLPKVAKSYTRRSYNMLMSPHVSMSSWQNSPASPFTPTISVSYAPSIHTCSYYYSDGEYLQNFSHPSPSIWRLLQMNAPEWKIALLGCLGAITFGVLQPLYAFCLGSVVSEYTSNDSSKIKSEIKIYSIVFLSIGLTSFIANLLQHYNFAKMGEKLTKRVREKVLSNLLTFEVGWFDQDQNTSAAVCARLSTEARMVRSLVSDRISLLLQVSVSASTAFVLALIVAWRVAIVLISIQPLLISSFYSRSVLMRTISERSQKAQSEGSQLASEAVINHRTITAFSSQDRMLDLFAETQKGPRIENIRHSLLSGAGLFCSQFLTTAAIALTYWYGGRLMNRNLLTSKNLFQVFFLLMSTGKNIADTGSMTSDLARGSSAVASVFATLDRKTEIEPESPEGLKVTKVLKGKIELKSVFFYYPSRPDQVIFQGMNLKIESGKTVALVGQSGSGKSTIIGLIERFYDPIKGQVLIDDRDIKSYNLKSLRSQIALVSQEPTLFAGSIRENIIYGKEEATESEIKKAAICANAHEFISAMEDGYETYCGERGVQLSGGQRQRIALARAILKNPTILLLDEATSALDSVSENLVQEALEKMMISRTSVVVAHRLSTIQKADTIAVIKNGKVVEQGSHSQLLALGKNGSYCGLMKLQSGHSP